One Sinobacterium caligoides genomic window carries:
- a CDS encoding PAAR domain-containing protein, which yields MGKPAARITDMHVCPMVTGVVPHVGGPIVAPATPTVLIGSIPAAGLGSVCVCVGPPDSIIMGSATVLVGGRPAARMGDSTAHGGTIVIGMPTVLIGG from the coding sequence ATGGGAAAGCCAGCTGCAAGGATAACTGATATGCATGTCTGCCCAATGGTAACGGGTGTAGTTCCCCATGTGGGTGGGCCTATTGTTGCGCCTGCGACCCCGACTGTACTGATTGGCAGTATACCGGCTGCAGGCCTAGGAAGTGTTTGTGTCTGCGTTGGCCCTCCTGACTCAATTATCATGGGTAGCGCGACAGTATTAGTTGGTGGAAGGCCTGCGGCGAGAATGGGTGATTCAACAGCCCACGGAGGCACTATTGTCATTGGTATGCCAACAGTGTTAATTGGGGGTTAG
- a CDS encoding DUF6931 family protein, which yields MIKIKAKTTAELIENFQLSDEAETIVMPEVPPHESIMSLLEGEHYLDAIKLISHGLPKREAVWWACIATRQSQTKETPPLHIKALLSAERWVQKPTEENRKLASKLAAESKYQSAASWAATAAYWSAGSIAPVGEPDVPPPEHLYAHAVAGSVALAAAEGDEEGLKSRYVTLITQGIDLANGGQGRLSS from the coding sequence ATGATAAAAATTAAAGCGAAGACGACAGCTGAGTTGATAGAGAACTTTCAGTTAAGTGATGAAGCCGAAACAATCGTTATGCCAGAGGTGCCGCCTCATGAGAGTATTATGTCTCTGCTTGAGGGTGAGCACTATCTAGATGCTATTAAACTAATTTCACATGGTCTGCCTAAGCGAGAGGCTGTTTGGTGGGCCTGTATCGCCACAAGGCAGAGTCAAACAAAGGAAACGCCTCCGCTTCATATTAAGGCTTTGTTATCAGCAGAACGCTGGGTGCAAAAGCCGACAGAAGAGAACCGGAAGTTAGCATCAAAGTTAGCAGCTGAGAGTAAATACCAGAGTGCTGCCAGTTGGGCTGCAACAGCAGCTTACTGGAGTGCGGGTAGTATCGCTCCTGTTGGCGAGCCTGATGTTCCACCGCCAGAACACCTCTATGCGCATGCGGTTGCAGGAAGTGTTGCTTTAGCAGCAGCAGAAGGCGATGAAGAAGGTTTGAAGTCAAGATATGTCACTTTGATTACTCAGGGCATTGACCTTGCAAATGGCGGGCAGGGTCGCTTGTCATCTTAA